Proteins encoded within one genomic window of Providencia huaxiensis:
- a CDS encoding FlhC family transcriptional regulator produces MNIGNSGTLGRWVTARHMALAGYITKIIMIETGLTYKQVRRLYQDLERDGYTLERKSRTFRGGATLIHSHTSKIQASLLMQLYFNIGGEAVLRSVNIKALNKAFRMYHAIRKEVPGMKGARWAPFDITDAWCLASELRSGDAMLKVCDNCKCTYFTSVNQRTCVECPFCKEQGRHGGGEKECA; encoded by the coding sequence ATGAACATTGGCAACTCTGGTACATTGGGTCGCTGGGTTACAGCTCGACACATGGCCCTTGCTGGGTACATCACAAAAATCATCATGATCGAGACTGGTCTGACCTACAAACAGGTCAGACGGCTTTACCAGGATCTGGAGAGGGACGGATATACTCTGGAACGAAAATCCAGAACTTTCCGGGGTGGTGCGACACTGATTCATAGTCACACATCCAAGATACAGGCCTCTCTTCTAATGCAGCTCTACTTCAACATTGGTGGAGAAGCCGTGTTGCGGTCTGTGAACATCAAAGCCTTGAACAAGGCATTTAGAATGTATCACGCAATCCGCAAAGAAGTGCCCGGAATGAAAGGTGCTCGGTGGGCTCCGTTTGATATTACTGATGCCTGGTGTCTTGCTTCGGAGCTGAGAAGTGGGGACGCAATGCTGAAGGTGTGCGACAACTGCAAGTGTACGTACTTCACCTCTGTTAATCAAAGAACCTGCGTTGAATGTCCGTTCTGCAAAGAACAAGGAAGGCATGGTGGTGGGGAGAAAGAGTGTGCTTGA
- a CDS encoding H-NS family histone-like protein, whose amino-acid sequence MKDHEEFSTLSAAERRELIIAELKRKSRIRTLLRGLPLDEVREIIDRMKGVLNELEEEYKKREEEEKEKRAQAERIMSDMESCGVDIGLLNEMFTSRSEPDNAKYSKDGVSWSGQGRRPDAFKGLGAVELERYRIPQKK is encoded by the coding sequence ATGAAAGACCACGAGGAGTTCTCTACGCTATCAGCGGCTGAACGTAGAGAGTTAATAATCGCAGAGTTAAAGCGTAAAAGCCGCATTCGCACCCTGTTGCGAGGACTCCCGTTAGATGAAGTTCGGGAGATCATTGACAGAATGAAGGGCGTTCTCAATGAACTGGAGGAAGAGTACAAAAAGCGAGAAGAAGAAGAAAAAGAAAAGCGAGCTCAGGCTGAGCGAATAATGAGCGACATGGAATCCTGCGGTGTGGACATCGGCTTGCTCAACGAAATGTTCACGAGCAGATCAGAACCTGATAATGCTAAATATTCAAAAGACGGAGTTTCGTGGAGTGGGCAAGGACGTCGCCCGGATGCTTTCAAGGGGTTGGGAGCTGTCGAGCTGGAGCGCTACCGTATCCCACAGAAGAAGTAA
- a CDS encoding ParM/StbA family protein: MSQFVLGLDIGYSNLKMAMGYKGEEARTVVMPVGAGPLELMPQQLTGGAGTCIQVVIDGEKWVAGVEPDRLQGWERELHGDYPSTNPYKALFYAALLMSEQKEIDVLVTGLPVSQYMDVERREALKSRLEGEHQITPKRSVAVKSVVVVPQPAGAYMDVVSSTKDEDLLEIIQGGKTVVIDPGFFSVDWVALEEGEVRYHSSGTSLKAMSVLLQETDRLIQEDHGGAPGIEKIEKAIRAGKAEIFLYGEKVSIKDYFKKASTKVAQNALIPMRKSMREDGMDADVVLLAGGGAEAYQDAAKELFPKSRIVLPNESVASNARGFWFCG, translated from the coding sequence ATGAGTCAATTTGTTCTGGGTTTGGATATTGGTTACTCCAACCTGAAAATGGCAATGGGGTATAAAGGTGAGGAAGCTCGCACAGTCGTCATGCCGGTGGGGGCAGGTCCATTGGAACTGATGCCACAACAGTTAACTGGCGGTGCAGGGACCTGCATTCAGGTTGTGATTGATGGAGAGAAATGGGTTGCAGGCGTCGAGCCTGACCGATTGCAAGGATGGGAGCGTGAGCTTCACGGCGACTATCCTTCGACCAATCCATACAAGGCTCTTTTCTACGCTGCACTCCTGATGTCCGAGCAGAAGGAGATCGATGTGCTGGTGACTGGCCTGCCTGTTAGTCAGTACATGGACGTAGAGCGCAGAGAGGCGTTGAAATCTCGGCTTGAGGGTGAACACCAGATCACGCCAAAACGATCGGTAGCGGTTAAGTCTGTCGTGGTTGTACCTCAACCTGCCGGTGCTTACATGGATGTTGTAAGTTCAACCAAAGATGAAGACCTCCTGGAGATTATCCAGGGAGGAAAAACCGTTGTAATTGACCCTGGGTTCTTTTCTGTAGACTGGGTAGCTCTTGAAGAGGGAGAGGTCCGCTATCACTCATCTGGCACCAGCCTCAAGGCGATGTCGGTGTTGCTACAGGAAACGGACCGGCTAATTCAGGAAGACCACGGCGGTGCCCCTGGCATCGAAAAGATCGAGAAAGCTATTCGTGCCGGTAAGGCCGAAATCTTCCTCTACGGTGAAAAGGTATCGATCAAAGACTACTTCAAGAAAGCCTCAACCAAAGTCGCTCAAAACGCCTTGATCCCTATGCGGAAGTCAATGCGTGAGGACGGGATGGATGCTGACGTAGTTCTGCTGGCTGGCGGCGGTGCCGAGGCTTACCAAGATGCGGCCAAGGAGCTTTTCCCTAAGAGCAGGATCGTACTGCCCAACGAATCCGTGGCATCCAATGCCAGGGGCTTCTGGTTCTGCGGCTGA